The genomic interval AGACAAAACCAAATTATTTATCATTTGcaagttttgttaaataacaaagtTTGCATTTACAAACAGAGTGCAGTTTacaaatattatcaatttaaatttatgatcaatatgcaaacagcatattAAGATTTGAACAAGTAAATAAACTTTGCACATAAGTCATTTCATCAATTATGTAATAAGACTTTGAGACAACACCCAAATATGTATCATTTTCTAGTATTGTTAAATAACAAATTTTGGATTTACAATAAGAGTGCAGTTAACAAAtacaatcaatttaaatttatgatcTATATGCAAACAACATAGTAAGATTTTATCAAGTAAACAAACTTtgcacatttcatatataacgaCAGTTAAAAACAGCTACTTTTGTTAATAATGTAATTATGAATTACATATTCATCCTATTACTGTCCAAAAATCCTTTACTCGATTCAATAGTTTTAATTGCATAGATATTTAAAGCTAATCTTAGGCTAGCCTTAAATCCCTGAAAATGTGGAATAACTTCTTTCTTATTGCATTCAAAACTGTACTTTTCAACTTCCATGAAATGAAAAAAGcagttgtcatttttatttatatctccaAGAAGGAACATTTTGCAGTGTATTACTATTTGTAATTATGCATTTTTTAAGCTACCAGATATAtctttcataaacatttttactctgttacattcccagaataaatgggCAATTCATTCTTCTGACATTTtgcaaaatgtgcatatattacTATCTGACAAGTCCATTTCAAAAGGAGTGAGTTTGTTACCAATATTCTGTGGATAATCCTAGTTTGTAACcattgaatacatgtattatcattttttaacacTTTCCCATGGACTATTTTCCTTGGCATGATGTATATATGCATTATTGAGTGTTGTTGGTATTGTCTCAAATGTTGTCAACATTGAGGTTGAAAACTTATTGCATGACATAGTTATTCACAGTTTCTCTATATTTATGTTACATGCCACTGTTTTACATTAGCCAAGGCATGTAGGATAAAAACTGATTAGTTTGTAATAAAACAGCATATCATACTACTCAGTTACCAGTAAAACAACAGTAATTATGTTATGCTATGCAAAAATACTATGcgtaataaaatgtacatatttaacttttgtttttttcttgcatattatatTCAATTGCCTATCCCCAGAACAATAACATAGAAATACAGAGCTGGTATTCTAGAGGCTTCTAATAGAGAAACAAAGATGTTTCCATATTcttcacatttatttttatgcttttttatgtATAGATATTTGGCTTAATTATGTGtaactataaataatattttatgctgttaagatttaaaaattaaatattttgagtGTATGAATTATTGGCTTGGAACAGTAAAAAATAGAACATAAAAACTAATCTTTGTAAATTTAAGTTTCATATTTTTCTAGGAAAACCTTGGAATACCAGCCGAAGAGTTTGATGTAATAGTGGTACTGTCTTAACACAGAACATATTTTGAACCCCCTTGCAAGCAACTGTGTTTGAGATCATTATAATGAacatagttcagtatcaataaaaaaaatcaaagaattgACATCGCATGCTGAATACAATATACAGGATTATTTAGGTTTACTGTTTCATGGCATTGAATACAATATTAACTGGGAAAAATTCTGGAAGTACCAAATTCCtaaatttcaatcaattaatGAGACATAACTCTGGAGTTAAACCAATACAATAAAGCACAGCCAGTCCAGTATCTACAGTGGGAGAGAGCATAGGGGTATTGTCATGTACATACTGTAGTTACATTTCTttcataacaagaaatgtgtttgtcagaaacacaatgcacccttagtattgcgccgctttgcagcgatatctttgaccttgaaggatgaccttgtcctttcaaaatgtgcagctcaatgagatacacaatgcatgccaaatatcgagttgctatctttaaaattgcaaaaatcatgaccaatgttatagttttcagacagactgacggacagacggttcaaaaactatatgccagcCTTATGGTGCATACAAATGTACCAAGAAGAATGCTTTCATTATGATTAAGATAttaatattatgaatatatttatatgtcAAAACAAAATCTAGATtttagaaataattcttttaatgcAAAAGTACTAATAATTTTAAATCTCATTTAATATCACATTAGTTGTCCATGTGCCTATTAGGCAAAGCAATTGTCAAACGGAAAACAGTGcttttatttgctttttattcggcgtggggtattgtttgggtggaatccattgtggtattgaggttgtgttgttttgtcaaatcattaatacatagaggatatttgtttgaatcggtggattatcgattttaattcacgagtgatcatagaaaataatattttcacgagtggcgcagccactagtgaaaatatattttttctatgatcacgagtgaattaaaatcgatatatgccaccgaatccaacaaattttctttttattttatgcttttttcacagtttatatacattgttaaagagtttcaccaaagaatttcgctggaataatgacgtcatttcgtcaaaaaaatgacgtcatttcacagtaaacagtgtaaaattatcgataattttcactgataattttcattgtttgaaacagtgaaattatcagttttaatcaactgatatttccctataaaccaccggaaagcataaaataaaatctgatcataaataaagaagttatggcaatttgagcACAATTTTCatttatctaagtataaaaggtgccatgataattatgtcaaaatgcttgatacagttgtctgctcttgttgataggttggggtcatgttgttaagcaagtatgcaaactataaaagcaatatgtcaaaggacatagagaATATTTTGGGTAGAACGCAAacgttaacatagatttatcaataatatgcatattctaagcattaaaggggccataattctgtcaaaatccttaatacagttttctgctcttgtttataggtcggggtcatgttggtaaacaagtatagAAAATATGAAAGCggtatgtcaaaggacattgtaaatatttggggtagtacgcaaactttaacatttgctgcatattttaagtggaaaagggcccattattattacaaaattcttgatagagttttctgctcttgcttataggttggggtcatgttggtaaacaaagtatgcaaaatatgaaagcaatatgtcaagggacattgaaatatttgaggtagtacgcaaacttaaacatttgcacgctcacgcaaacgcagacgccggggtgagtaggatagctccacatATATTATAGTAAAGCTAAAAATGTCTGGCCTTTTTtcccacaggtggaagtaacgttcCTTGGACAGTATATGGGCCTTGGAGCCCTATACATTCAAATTAACATATAAAATCATGTGTAATGAGAGAAACCTgaacaaagagccatgaaaataattcccaccctctgatattggaatcgtAGTGTGTTTTTTCATGGCTCTTAgtcaatttttctctcattaaacatgaatTTATATATTAAGTTGAAAATTTCGGGCTCCTtggcccatatactatccagtaacgttacttccacctgtgttttttctaacaaaACATTATATCTCGACATTTTCCATGGCAGACAATAAGTGTGACGCTGCAGACTTTGACTTGCAAATTGAGCAGCATTTGTCATTGGCAATCTGGTCACTTTTCTGAAAGCCAAAAGGTTCCAGGAGCTTTTCCCGAAGACACCTGGTGTCATCAGAACAATACTTAATTATATCTTGCTGTATACCAGGAGTATTTGCAGCCAAATCTCGTTTATTGTAATAGAGAATGGCATGGCTCTGTTGACCCCTTCTACCAGCCCGGCCTATCTCCTGCAGGTATTGAGCTATGCTGGCCGGTGGCTTGGCATGGATGATTCTTGTTACACATGGGGGATCAAAACCCATGCCAGCCACTGAAGAAGTCAGGATCAATCTAATCACTGGACTTGCTGCCTTCAATGCATTTATCGTgtaatttaaaacacatttgtcTTGATTGGAGTACAACACAGCATAACATGATTTTGTAATGTCATTTGAACCAAATATAAATCTAAGATATGCAGATGCTTGGCTAATGTAATACAGTGGCATGAACATTAATGTAACAGGATAATTTAATTGATCTTTTTTCAAACCATCACATTCCTTTCTAAAGATTTCTTCATAAATTTGATGAACATCAGTTTGTTTTGATTTGAGAATTTTGCTTAAGAAGATGTTACATCTGTCGGGGCTTTCTTCAACAATTGCAGGTTCATGTAGACCTAAAATACTTGgaagtttttttatttgatgttttgtcaAGGAACCACTCAGAGCTATGAAAGAGGCATTAGAAAAAATTGATGGCAAGGTCTTCAGATGTTGGAATGAGGTTCTGAATTCTTCTCCCCTGAAAAATTTCAAATATGCATGTAAAAACTTGGACCAAATATTTGTTACACAAATGATACATGTACTAAGTAGCTGTTGACATTTGTGATAATAAA from Dreissena polymorpha isolate Duluth1 chromosome 1, UMN_Dpol_1.0, whole genome shotgun sequence carries:
- the LOC127865207 gene encoding uncharacterized protein LOC127865207; translated protein: MLLSSVSSSTNVVVLVVSPLTIIQQDQMQILAEHNIKAFRLPFGDESVVSKDDQQKLCKGEYSIVMCHPESLLNNTWGKALLRNEDFTSKVHAVVIDECHIVEDWGEEFRTSFQHLKTLPSIFSNASFIALSGSLTKHQIKKLPSILGLHEPAIVEESPDRCNIFLSKILKSKQTDVHQIYEEIFRKECDGLKKDQLNYPVTLMFMPLYYISQASAYLRFIFGSNDITKSCYAVLYSNQDKCVLNYTINALKAASPVIRLILTSSVAGMGFDPPCVTRIIHAKPPASIAQYLQEIGRAGRRGQQSHAILYYNKRDLAANTPGIQQDIIKYCSDDTRCLREKLLEPFGFQKSDQIANDKCCSICKSKSAASHLLSAMENVEI